From the genome of Deltaproteobacteria bacterium, one region includes:
- a CDS encoding OmpA family protein, translating to MKKTYGCLVILLVLLLSWQTGFAAPFSSRDFFRKGVAYENQKAYGEAIDMFTEAIRLDPTYADAYLHRGKAYRIYEISATREAIDDFSSAIALLPKNAEAYYERGLVNAFVINNEAAKSDMITAAGLGHEDARQWLMALNDRKVDAPPPVVAPKAEPTGQQQGFELADYLPGGVRPIVYFDFDRAVIKPEGFPVLDEIGGVLRQRMPTAVILVVGHTDNIGTKGYNAELSLRRAEAVRDYLTVKHGIDAARILAEGYGEMAPEDTNETESGRARNRRAVMAGIHE from the coding sequence ATGAAAAAAACATACGGTTGCTTGGTGATTCTGTTGGTTCTTCTTTTGTCATGGCAAACGGGTTTTGCCGCTCCGTTCAGCTCAAGGGATTTCTTCCGGAAGGGTGTTGCCTACGAGAACCAGAAGGCCTACGGGGAAGCGATCGATATGTTTACCGAAGCCATCAGGCTCGATCCAACCTATGCTGATGCCTACCTGCACCGGGGGAAGGCGTATCGGATTTATGAAATATCGGCCACCCGGGAGGCGATCGACGATTTTTCTTCGGCCATCGCCCTGTTGCCGAAAAACGCTGAAGCTTATTATGAACGCGGTCTTGTCAACGCATTCGTCATAAACAACGAAGCGGCCAAATCCGATATGATCACCGCAGCGGGACTCGGTCACGAAGACGCCCGTCAATGGCTTATGGCGCTGAACGATCGGAAGGTGGACGCCCCGCCCCCTGTGGTTGCGCCGAAAGCCGAACCGACCGGGCAGCAGCAGGGTTTCGAACTGGCGGACTATCTGCCCGGCGGCGTACGGCCGATCGTCTATTTTGATTTCGATCGGGCCGTGATCAAGCCCGAAGGCTTTCCCGTACTGGACGAGATAGGCGGCGTTCTGCGGCAACGGATGCCGACGGCGGTGATTCTGGTGGTCGGTCATACGGACAACATCGGAACGAAAGGATACAACGCGGAACTGTCTTTGCGAAGGGCGGAAGCCGTTCGGGACTATCTGACCGTGAAACACGGAATTGACGCAGCCCGGATCCTCGCCGAAGGATATGGTGAAATGGCTCCGGAAGATACGAATGAAACCGAATCCGGCCGGGCACGCAACCGCCGTGCTGTCATGGCGGGCATTCATGAATAA
- a CDS encoding YbhB/YbcL family Raf kinase inhibitor-like protein yields MSPTIKPDSVLSSDQVFNGFGCAGRNISPALKWSGEPAGTKSFAVTVYDPDAPTGSGWWHWVVYNIPAQVHELPEGAGDSQGTLLPPGSVQGRTDFGTAGFGGACPPQGDKAHRYVFTVFALKVDRLELPADASAALVGYMLHGHKLGEAKFTAHYGR; encoded by the coding sequence ATGAGTCCCACGATCAAACCCGACTCGGTCCTGTCTTCGGACCAGGTTTTTAACGGCTTCGGGTGTGCCGGGCGGAACATCTCGCCGGCCTTGAAGTGGTCGGGCGAGCCGGCCGGGACGAAGAGTTTTGCCGTCACTGTTTATGATCCGGACGCGCCCACCGGTTCCGGTTGGTGGCATTGGGTGGTGTACAATATCCCCGCCCAGGTGCACGAACTGCCGGAAGGGGCCGGAGACAGCCAGGGCACGCTGTTGCCGCCCGGGTCGGTTCAGGGACGGACGGATTTCGGAACGGCCGGTTTCGGCGGGGCCTGTCCCCCCCAGGGGGATAAGGCCCATCGCTACGTCTTTACCGTATTCGCGTTAAAGGTGGACAGGCTGGAGCTGCCCGCCGATGCTTCCGCGGCCCTGGTCGGTTACATGCTGCACGGCCATAAGCTTGGCGAAGCAAAGTTTACAGCCCATTATGGGCGTTGA
- a CDS encoding desulfoferrodoxin FeS4 iron-binding domain-containing protein has product MIMTEKNQVYKCTMCGNVVEVLQTGNGKLSCCGQLMILLKDDEAKAARGE; this is encoded by the coding sequence ATCATCATGACGGAAAAAAACCAGGTTTACAAGTGCACCATGTGCGGCAATGTCGTGGAAGTTCTTCAGACGGGAAACGGTAAACTTTCCTGTTGCGGCCAGCTCATGATCCTTTTGAAGGATGATGAAGCCAAAGCGGCGAGAGGGGAATAA
- a CDS encoding PAS domain S-box protein has product MGETEEYPTAEPEPDKEKRQIAFFKRLSQEGGKRRLREIEALSELIGELKKTQKKLEKSRRYMSEIIDFLPDATFVIDKTGKVTAWNRAMETLTGTKAEEMIGRGGHEYALPFYGVKRPMLIDLVLLPDGAVNNHYGDFGEISSQESVLTAERYFPEIHGGKGAYLLARARILRDVDGGVAGAIETIHDITKRRQTEQALRESEVRYRNIFENTGTGMLIVEDDMTISFANAKLEEMIGYKRREIEGKKKWTDFVHPADLEWMIEQHARRRSNPELARKNYECRTVHGDGQILDIYLSVDMIPGTRKSVVSLMDISERKRAEEKQRDLEKRLQRSEKMEALGLLSGGVAHDLNNVLGILLGYSELLTFHIDETSPLRPHVMNILTAGKRAAAIVDDMLTLARRGVQSREVLSLNTLVRDFLGTPECKGILAFHPGVRIATDLDEALLHIMGSPHHIGKAMVNLVSNAAEAMPGGGVVTIATANRYMDRPVQGYDEMAEGDYVILTVSDTGGGISPRDIAHIFEPFYTKKVMGRSGTGLGLSLVWGTLKDHNGYIDVQSAEGNGTVFTLYFPATREEPAGAHAPLPMADYAGAGETILVVDDVQEQRELASRILERLNYRVVTAPSGEEACTYLLDHRVDLVLLDMIMESGMDGLDTYRRILEIHPGQKAIIVSGFSETDRVGQARGLGAGAYVKKPYTLEKLGVSVKNELARQVPQKAAGKP; this is encoded by the coding sequence ATGGGTGAGACAGAAGAATATCCAACGGCGGAGCCTGAGCCTGATAAGGAAAAGAGGCAGATTGCCTTTTTCAAGCGCCTGTCGCAGGAAGGCGGCAAACGTCGCCTGCGGGAAATCGAAGCCCTGTCCGAGCTCATCGGGGAGCTCAAAAAAACCCAGAAAAAGCTCGAAAAATCCCGGCGGTACATGTCGGAGATCATCGATTTCCTGCCGGATGCCACGTTTGTAATCGATAAAACGGGGAAGGTGACCGCCTGGAACCGGGCCATGGAAACCCTGACTGGCACCAAAGCGGAAGAGATGATCGGCAGGGGCGGTCATGAATACGCGCTTCCCTTCTACGGGGTGAAAAGACCGATGCTCATCGATCTGGTTCTGTTGCCGGATGGAGCCGTGAACAATCATTACGGGGATTTCGGAGAGATCAGTAGCCAGGAATCCGTCCTGACCGCCGAGAGGTATTTCCCTGAAATCCACGGAGGGAAGGGCGCATATTTGTTAGCCAGGGCCAGGATACTCCGCGATGTCGACGGCGGCGTGGCGGGAGCGATTGAGACCATCCACGATATTACGAAACGCAGGCAGACGGAGCAGGCCCTGCGGGAAAGTGAAGTCAGGTATCGGAACATTTTCGAAAACACCGGCACGGGCATGCTGATCGTGGAAGACGACATGACGATTTCCTTCGCCAACGCCAAGCTTGAAGAGATGATCGGTTACAAACGCCGGGAAATCGAGGGGAAAAAGAAATGGACGGACTTCGTCCACCCCGCCGACCTGGAATGGATGATCGAACAACATGCACGGCGGCGGAGCAATCCCGAACTGGCCAGGAAAAACTACGAATGCCGGACGGTACACGGAGACGGACAAATCCTGGATATCTATTTGAGCGTGGACATGATCCCGGGTACACGCAAAAGCGTCGTATCCCTCATGGACATCAGCGAACGCAAAAGGGCGGAGGAAAAGCAACGGGACCTGGAAAAGCGCCTGCAGCGGTCGGAAAAAATGGAGGCCCTCGGTTTGCTCTCCGGCGGCGTGGCCCACGATCTCAACAACGTGCTGGGTATCCTGCTGGGTTATTCGGAACTCCTGACCTTCCATATCGACGAGACGAGTCCGCTGAGACCCCATGTGATGAATATTTTAACGGCGGGCAAAAGGGCCGCGGCCATTGTGGACGACATGCTGACTCTGGCCAGAAGAGGCGTCCAGTCCCGTGAGGTCCTCAGTCTCAACACACTGGTGCGGGATTTTCTCGGAACGCCGGAATGCAAGGGCATTCTCGCTTTTCATCCGGGCGTACGGATTGCGACCGACCTCGACGAGGCGCTCCTGCATATCATGGGATCGCCGCACCATATCGGCAAGGCCATGGTGAATCTTGTCTCCAACGCGGCAGAGGCCATGCCGGGCGGCGGCGTGGTGACGATTGCCACGGCCAATCGTTACATGGACCGGCCGGTCCAGGGGTACGATGAAATGGCCGAAGGGGACTATGTCATCCTGACCGTTTCCGACACGGGGGGGGGGATTTCACCACGGGACATCGCCCACATCTTTGAACCCTTTTATACGAAGAAGGTCATGGGACGGAGCGGAACGGGCCTGGGCCTCTCCCTGGTCTGGGGCACGCTCAAAGATCATAACGGATACATCGATGTTCAAAGCGCGGAAGGAAATGGAACCGTCTTCACCCTGTACTTCCCGGCAACGCGGGAAGAGCCGGCCGGCGCTCACGCTCCGCTCCCTATGGCGGATTACGCGGGTGCGGGGGAAACCATTCTGGTGGTGGATGACGTACAAGAACAGAGGGAACTGGCGTCCCGGATCCTGGAACGCCTGAATTACCGGGTTGTGACGGCGCCCAGTGGTGAAGAAGCCTGCACCTACCTGCTGGATCACCGCGTTGATCTGGTTCTTCTGGATATGATCATGGAATCGGGTATGGATGGCCTCGACACCTATCGGAGGATTCTCGAGATCCACCCCGGCCAAAAGGCGATCATCGTCAGCGGTTTTTCCGAAACGGACCGGGTGGGACAGGCCCGGGGGCTCGGTGCGGGCGCCTACGTCAAAAAACCCTATACTCTTGAAAAGCTCGGCGTGTCCGTGAAAAATGAACTGGCCCGACAGGTCCCGCAGAAAGCGGCCGGGAAACCCTGA